The Chryseobacterium glaciei DNA window GCCATCTACACAAGCAAGTCTGTGGATACGGATCTTCTTTTAAGATGGTGTAAATTATTGGAGTATGATTTTTTCAGGCTCTACAGCTCACACCTTATCTTATACGCTCCCCCATCTGCAGTAAATAAAAATGCTAATAAATCTGAAAAAATACCTTATTTCAGGAAAAACATTTATACTCAGGAGATTAAAGAATTTATTATTAAAAGAATTCTTTCCGGAGAAATGACTCAAAGTGAGGTAATTAGAGAATACTCAATTCCTAAGAGCACCCTTCACAGATGGTTACAGAAAAGTGATGATACTAACGAATAAAAAAGCCTGATGCGCCCAAATTACACAAAAATATACCAGGATATGCTAAGGCTTGAGCATCCTGAAAAGCTAAAAGATCCAAAAATACAACAGCTTATTAAAAATCTTAATACGAGTGAAGATGTATTAAATTTTAATGAAAGATTGTTTGAACAATCCAAAGAAGCTCAGAAAAATAATCAGAAATTAAAAACTTATGATAAGAAAACAATGCTGAAACTTTTGCAATATCAAAAGAAGCACGGTTTTTCTACCAGCTATATGTCTCGTAAATATAAAATAAGCAGAACCACATTAGCTAAATGGAAAATAACTTTTGAAGAAGAGTTTGAAGCTTTAAAATAAAAAAAACGGATGGATTAAATTTCATCCGTTTTTTATTTATTATTCATTATTTATTTCATTATAAGCATTTTAATAGTAAAAAATTTAAATCAAATGAAACATCAGTTATTATTATCTACACACAACAAACTATTCTTTACATAATAATCATAAAAATGGTAGTACTTTTGCTTCATTGAGAGTTTTAGTTTTAATAATTATAGACTTATAAAACCCGAAGTTAAAAACATCCCCCAATGATTAGTTTCATTAAGAAAAACATTTTATTATCCATACTCTTAATTTCAAGTTTAATAGCCTGCCAGAAAAAGGAGTTCCAAGAAATCGACGAATTATTTAAAGCCGCAGAAAAAAGCAATCTAGCATACAAAGATCTAGAAACATTTAAGTATTCAAAGAAGGCAAATATTTTAGCACTAAAAACCGGAGATTCTAAAATAATTGCAGAAAGTTACTATAAATTGGCACTTTCACTATCCAGTTTAGAACTGCAAAAAGAAAGTTTAACTTACATACAAAAAGCTTATACACAGGAATCTATAGAAAATAATATTCTTTTACAATCAAAATTAAAAGAACTAAAGTCCTATGATTATATTTCCTTAGGACTAAAGTCTGAGGGTTTACAGGAATTATTTGAAGCCAGACAAATTATTGAGAAACGGAATGATCCAGAATCTATAAAATTACTGGCAAGAATCTACGGACAAATCGGAAATTATTACTATTATGAAAATAATATAGACTCTGCTTTTGTTTATTATAGACTAAAATCTGATCAATTAAAAAAAATACCCGAAAAAGATATTTTTAAGAACAAAGCCTATCTCTACAACTATATAGCAAAAGCATTTTTGAAGAAAAAAAATGCAGACTCTTCTTTATATTATATTCAAAAAAGTTTCGATTTAAAGCAAAAATATAAAGATCCTTTACTTTTTGCAGAATATATTTCATTGGGAGACTATTATTCTGAACAAAAAAATTATCAAAAAGCACTGGAGTTCTATTTAAAATCAATTCAAAATATGAAGGAACACTCTGTTCTTCGTACATATTCCCCAGACATTTATAAAAAGATATCAGAAATGTATCATATGATGGGAAAAGAGACCCAGTATAAAGAATATGAGAAAATATTTTCTGAAAAAGAAAGTAAAATGCTTACTGAAAGAAATAAAAACACAGAATATGCGCTGAATATTATTTTAAAAGATAAAGCTGATGAATATAAGAAAGCCCAAGAAAAAAATTACGTATACATTTCTATTGTTATACTTTCATTACTTATTTTCTTTTTCTTCCTTTATAAATTACTTAATAAAGACATAAAACTGAAAGAAAGTCTAATCTCCGAAGCGACGAGTAGTTTGCAGAATAAAGAGGAAATTATTACCCAAAAAGATCACGAGACAAAACAACTTCAGCTAAAAGTAAATGATTCCTATCAAGAAGTAACATATTTAGCGAAAAACAATGATCCTTCATTTTATTTTCGTTTTCAGGAAGTATATCCGGAGTTTCAGAAAAAAATATTGGAAATCAATCCAAACTTTAGAACGACGGAACTTATACTTTGCGCTTATACATTTTTAGGATTCAATATTAAGGATATTGCCGATTATACATTTAAGTCTGTGAACACAGTTCGTAACCGAAAACAGAATTTAAGGAAAAAATTCAATTTACAAACAGAAGAAGATATGGGGATTTGGTTAAGAAATTTAATTGACCCAAATCCATAAATAAATTTAACACATTCATTATCAGTAAATTAAACGAAAGTAGTATACAAATGGTATACTACTTTTTTTGCTTTTTCATGAATTTTGTTTCTATTTGCATCAGTAAATCAATAGAGAGTACGATTAAAAAAAACTACAACACAAATGATGAAAAATAATTTTAAAAATTTAATCACATCAATCTAAGGATCTACTAAAAAGTAAAAATGAAAAAAAACTTATCGTATTAAGCCTCAAATAAAAACGGTAAGTATTAAAAACACAAATGATGAAAAAACGTATCAGTAAAATGCCCCTAATTTTTCTGATACAAAACAAAAACACACAATGATGAAAATTAATAGCTGAGAAAGGGTAATATTTCTCATCCAAGTATTTACCCTTCTGCTATTAATTTTCTTTTTTTTAACCTAAACTATTTAAATTCAGCTAAAATTTATCTTAACTCATTAATACTATTTCACAATTATTAAAAATATAATTAAAATGATTAAATTTTAATTATTATTCAAAATATCTATCTATTTTTGCCTTAATAAATAATAATCACACATTTTAAGGGCAAAAGTGACATGATCAAAGAAAAATCTTTCATAAAAAACAGTATACTTATTTTTTTTATTCTATTTTCGAATTTGGCAGCATGTCAGGATAGCCAATTAATAAAAATTGATAAATTACTAAAAAAAGCTCAGAAAAATCATACTGAATATCGTGATTTTGAAGAACTAAAATTAGCTAAAGAGGCTAATATTCTTGCAGAAAAAACCAATAATTCTAAACTGATATCTGAAAGTAGTTACGTACTAGCCCGTGCATTATGCTCTCTAGAACTACAAAAAGAGAGCTTATATTATATAGAAAAAGCTTCAAAACAAAAGTTTACGAAACAAACACCCGTTCTTCAAGCTAAACTAAACGAATTAAAATCATATAATTATTACGTTTTATCATTAAAATCTCAAGGCTCAGCGGAACTTTATAAAATTCTGGAACTTTTAAAAGGAAATAATGATTCTCCTTCTATTAAAATAATATCTAGAACATATGATAATATTGCCAATCACTACTTCGACGAAAACAAGATAGATTCCGCATTCATATATTACAGATTATCGGCCAAAGAATTAGAAAGATTACCTGTATCTAAATTCCACAATGCATTTTGTGAGCATTACATAAGCCTAGGAAATGCTTTCCTGAAAAAGGAAAATGCAGATTCTACATTGTACTATTTCAAAAAAAGCTATGAATTAAAACTAAAATACAAAGATCCAATACTCTTTACACAATATATGGTATTTGGAAGCTATTATGAAAACCAAAAACAATACGAAAAAGCTTTAGAATTATATCTAAAAGCAATTGAGAATATGAAAGAATATTCGGTAAACCAAATACCCTTTAATTATATAAACAAAAAAATCTCTGACTTATATGGTATTTTAGATAACAAAAAAAAGCAAGATGAGTTTGCAGAGATTTATTCCAAAAAGGAAAATCAACTTAGTTTGGAAAAGAGCAGAAACGTTGATTATGCATTAAACATCATTTTAATTGATAAAAAAAATGAATATAATTCTGCGCAAGAGAAAAAATACGCATGGATATTTATCGGAACTTCGATCTTTATAATCATATCATTATATGTTTATATTCTAATGAGAAAAAATTTAAAATATAAAGAATCTGCAATCTCAGAATTCACAAATACTTTACAGCGAAAAGAGGAAATAATTTCAAAAAAGAATGTTGAAGCAGAAGAACTTCAACAAAAAGTAAATAACGCCTATACTGAAATAATAGAACTCGCTAAAAATAATAGTCCTTCTTTTTATTTTCGCTTTCTGGAAGTGTATCCTGAATTTCAAAAAAAGTTATTAGAATATAGTCAAAACTTAAGGACAACCGAACTCATACTTTGCGCCTATACATTTCTAGGTTTTACAACTAAAGACATTGCAGAGTATACATTTAAATCTGTGAACACAATTCGTAACAGAAAACAAAACCTAAGAAAAAAATTCAGCATACAAACTGAAGAAGATATGGGGATTTGGTTAAGAAATTTAATAAGTGAAAAATTGTAAAATAAATTTAAAATGCTAATAGTCAAAATATTATACAAAAGTAGTATATAAATGGTATACTACTTTTTTTGCTTTTTCATGGATTTTGTTTCTATTTGCATCAGTAAATCAATTGGAAAGTTTGATTAAAAAAACTTTAAAACACAAATGATGAAAAAAACACAAACACAAAGAAAATTAATCTTATTAATCAAAAGATTTACTAGAAAGTAAAAATGAAAGAAAGATTACCGGATTGATCCCAAGCCAAGACGGTAATCTTAAAAACACACAAATGATGGAAAAAAAGTATCAGTAAAATGCCCCAATTTTTTCTGATGCAAACCAAAAACACACAATGATGAAAATTAATAGCAGATAAAGGATAATATTTCTCATCCAAATACTTATCCTTTTGCTATTAATTTTTTATTTTCAAGACCTTCTAAACTCCTCAAATATTCTAATTCATAGAATTTCATCCATCAGTTAAAAAAAATAATTAAAAAAAATATTATTTAATATATTTTCAATATAATTGTTTTATTTTTGCAATAATCCCAAAAATAATTATACAACTTTAGGGGGCGAAAGTTAGTATGATCAATAAAAATACTTTTATAAAAAACAGTATAGCATTTGTTGTTATCCTTATTTCAAATTTCATGTTCTGCCAAAATCAGTTCAAGGAAATAGATCAGTTATTACAACAAGCAGAGCAAAGTAGAAAAGAATTTAACAATCTGGATCAATTAAAATACGCTAAACAAGCCAGTATTTTAGCAGAACAAACAGAAGATTCGCAAAAAATAGCAGAGAGCTATTATAATATTGCGCGTGCTTTATCCTTTTTGGAACTGCAAAAAGAAAGTTTCTCTTATATAAATAAAGCATCTCAGCAGCCTTATACAAAAAAAAGCAAGCTCATACAGGCTCAGCTCAAGGAAATAAAAGCCTTTAATTATTACAGTTTAGGATTAAATTCGCAGTTTAATAAAGAATTGCCAGGCATTGTCAAACTTCTGAAAAATCAAAATAACAAAGACGCTATTATTTTACTCCAAAGAACTTACTTGAATATTGGCTCAACAAAGCCCGATTCTGCTAAATATTATTCTGAATTATGTTTTAAAGAGTTAAAAAAATTACCTGAAAAAGATACCCATTTAGAATTAGCCGATTTTTACAGATATAAAGGCACAGAATTTCAGGAGAAAATACCGGATTCTGCTCTTTATTATTATCAAAAAAGCATTCAGATAACTCAAAAATATCACGATCCCGTACTTTTCTTTAATTACACGGCATTTGGTGATTACTACTCTAGTCAAAAAAAATATAATTTAGCAATAGATTTTTATGATAAAGCGATTCAAAATATAAAAGAGCAAAATATCACTCCCTATCATTTCGTAAACAATGATCTTTATAACAAAATTTCAGACCTTTACGGGAAATTAGGAGACAAGGAAAAGCAGCATGAATATCTGGCCATCTATTCTGATCTTCAAAAAAAATTATTAACTGAAAGGAATAAAAATGTAGAATCTGCACTTAATATTCTTTTAAAAGACAAAGAAGAAGAATATAAATCTTCTGAACTTCAAAAATATATACTAATCTCCATTGGTATTTTAGCACTTCTTATCTTATTCTTTTTTATTTATAGGGTTTTAAGAAAAAACCTTAAGCATAAAGATACAATTATTCAAGAAGCCGCCACCACTTTACAAAATAAGGAAGAAATAATTGATCAGAAAAATTCTGAGACCCAAGAGCTGCAGCTAAAAATAAATGATGCTTATACCGATGTAGTAGAATTGGCAAAAAAGAATGACCCATCTTTCTATTTCCGTTTTCAGGAAGTCTATCCTGAATTTCAAAGAAAGTTATTAGAAACAAATCCAACTTTAAGAACTTCCGAACTTATACTTTGCGCTTATACATTTTTAGGGTTCAGTATTAAGGATATTGCAGAATATACTTTCAAATCTATCAACACAATACGCAACAGAAGACAAAATTTAAGGAAAAAATTCGGTATGCAAACTGAAGAAGATATGGGAATGTGGTTAAGAAATTTAACTTCCAAGCAAGAACAATAAAATTATACAGCTAACCTTCAAATAGTTAAGTGAAAATAGTATACAAATGGTATACTATTTTTTTTATGTTTTCATGATTTTTGCTTCTATTTGCATCAGTAAAATCAATCGGAGATCTGATCATAAAAACTTCCGAACACAAATGATGAAAAAATACTCCAAGTAAAATTGATGAGATCTAACCGATAGAAATTAACACAAATGAAAAAAACTACCGTATTAAAATTCCCAAGCTAAAACGGTAGATTAAACACACAATGATGAAAATCAATAGCTGAGAAAGGGTAATATTCTCATTTTATATTGCCCTTATGCTATTAAAAAATGAAAACTAGTATATCATAATAAGGTTTTGACAATAAGGTTCTAAATTATTTATTTAGAGCCTTTTTTATAATTAATATATCTACAGGTTATAAATTCGATCAGAAAAAAGAGTACAAACAAAAAGATTTATTTTTTTTAATTCTTACATAAAACATATATTTTATTTACTGTTCAATAAAGTTTATAAAATACATAATACCAATCAAATTAAAGAATACTCAATTACTTATGAATAATTTATTAAACTGATTACCAATACCATAACCTAAAATAGTATATAAATGGTATATCGATTTTTTTGATATTGAAGAAAATTTACTTCTATTTGCATCAGTAAAATTAATCAGACAGCAATAGTAAGATTTATTTAAAAAATACAAATGATGAAAAATTTATATCAATAGATAATGCCCCCATATTCTGTGATATAATTCAAAAAAAGATTAGTCGTAACAATTATTAAAAAACTCTGATTTTATTTTACTAAAACACAAGATGAAAAAACATTAGATGGAAAAGGGCAATATAAAACATATTGCCTTTTTATTTTCTTTTTCATTAATTACATTTGAAACATTCAATTTTTAATATATTTTCAAAAAAAACCGATAAAATAATTATTATCGGGTTTTTGTATTAAAAGGTAATTATCAAGAAAAGTACGGGGCATTCGTTTGCCGGAATCGAACCGGATAACCTTGTTGGATTTACCAACTTCGTTATTCCTCCCCTTTAAATGGTACGATGGAACTTTTCTCTACGACACTTTTATTTTAGAAAAAACAAGGCGATAAGCAAAAAGCGTAGTCGTGCTCTAACCAACTGAGCTACTCTTCCTATTTAGATTGTGTGTTTTAGATTGTGGAAGAGACGGGATTGTTCATTCTTTCTTATTTTTATTTTTGTATTCACGAATGCCTTGCATTTCGAACCCGTGACCCCATCGTAATGAGTGAAGTAACACTATTCTACGGCACTTGTTTTTATTTTTAAATTAAAAAAGAGGCAAAATACAAGAAAACTATAAAAATATAAACCATTTTCAGGTTTATTCTGGAGTCGAACCAAATTAACCGAAGTAAGTTTTCTCTAACGGCACTCTTTATTTTTAAATCAAGGTAATAATTGCAGAATCTTTCAGTTCATTTGCTCTACCAACTGAGCTACATTTCGTTTACAACAGAAAAGGCAGGAATCGAACCTGCGACCAAATGATTAAATATCGAAGTATGATTCCAAGACGACACTTGATTTGTATTTGTATGCTTTAATTTTAAAATCGAGCAAAAATTTGAAAGAGTTTTAAATTCAATGAAAAGTCGAAGGAACTCTTTCTTACGGCATCGACTATTTTTTTAAGTAAGGTAAAAAATCAAACAGAAACTTACTGACAGAGCGATACCATTTACGCCATCCCGAATTTTCGAGAACAGGATTCGAACCTGTATTGCTGTCCCTTAAACGAAGAAATTCTGTTTTACGACACTTACTTTTTATTTTTCCATTGGGTTTTTCTGTATTTTTTCCAATTTCTTTGAAACTTATCCTGCTTAGAATTTATGGTTTCAAAGCCATGTGGAAAACACCACGAGCACCCCATTTCATTTCCATTTAAAATTCTGGAAACCTGTACATTTGAAATTTTATTCGGGAAATCAATTAATCCATATTCATTGATTCCGAAAGATTGTCTTAATGCTTTTAATTTTTTCATAAGTATTGAGTATTAACCTCAATACACTGCTTCTTTAAGACATTTTTTATAATAATTCATGGTTATTGTTTTTTGTTGTTGCAAAGATATTGCTGTAATGCGCATTCTTTTTACGCAGTTAAAATTTCTTTTAAAATGTTTATAACTCTATTATTGAAATTTATTTGTCGTTCTTTCATTTTATTAATTTCAGTTTTTAAATCTGATTCATCAACTTCAAAAACAGATTCTATATTTTCCAATTCACTCAACATATACTCGGTATAATCTGAAAATTGAATTTTCCCATTTTCTTTTTTATAGAATATCCACGGATGCCCGATCCATAATTTTGACCATTCTGATGAATTATTTTCAAAAATATATTGCCAATCTTTTAAATTTTCAAGATCACTGCAGCAAGTAGGTTCAATTAAAACTTCATCGTTTTCCGTTAAAATAAGACCTCTATTAAATGAAGCTAGAAAATCATTTCCCTCTATCTCAATATCTTCAAAAATTACTTTTAAAATAATTTTTAAATTTTCATCATCTACAGTTTCAATATCCACAAAATAAGAACCTCTTTTAATTGGATTCAAGTCTAGATTCAATGTTGCAATAGCTTTTTGCCATCTTTCATATAAATCTTCAGAGCTTCGAGGATCTACTAGTTCTGGTAATTCATACTCTTCCTTCGAGTATTTAAAAGGACAGATTTCGATTACGTTAAAAAGTTTTATCATTTTATACAGTTTTTATTCCTAGCCCCGATTGCAACGACATCCTTTTGTGTAGCGAAGCGTAACAAAAGATACAGTGAAAAGCGGGATTAAGCTTCTAAAAAAATTGGTTATTAGTTTTTTATTTTTAAAAGCAGTGCCTTTTACAGCACTACTTTTTTTATCATTGCTACCGCTGATTTTCGGTCTTCCAAAGCATTCAATACATCGAAAATTTTGTCGGACCAACCTGCGATAAGGTATACATCATTTTTTCTGATATCCAGCGGTTGTTTTCCGTAACCTGCCAAATCAAAAATATACAATTTTGCATTTGGATTGAAACTTTTGTATTGATTCCATGAGTTTTCAAAGGAATTTCTACCACCGTTACTATCCCACAGCTGAGTATCCGTTAACAACATTACTTTATCTACTTTTTCTCTTTTTCTGATCAAATCTTCGATCACAAGATAACCGTTTGTAGAGTAACCAACCTCACCTTCTCGCTTATAGAATGTATCTACGTTTCTCAGGATACCATTTTTAGGCATCGGAACTCTCTTCCAAGTGTCACCAAACATACCTGAAACAACATTTTTGCACTGTGACTGCAACATCATCGACATCAACAAACCGATATCGTACAACAATACTTTAGATTTCGGAGAAACAGGTTGTTGCATCGAACCAGACACGTCTGCTGCGATCACCACCGAAGTATCGAAACCAAAACCTTTGATGTTTTTTGCACTTATCACC harbors:
- a CDS encoding helix-turn-helix domain-containing protein → MLYKEIHIGKFIKERVIEKEIAIERICNFLNKDEDFVEAIYTSKSVDTDLLLRWCKLLEYDFFRLYSSHLILYAPPSAVNKNANKSEKIPYFRKNIYTQEIKEFIIKRILSGEMTQSEVIREYSIPKSTLHRWLQKSDDTNE
- a CDS encoding tetratricopeptide repeat protein, with amino-acid sequence MISFIKKNILLSILLISSLIACQKKEFQEIDELFKAAEKSNLAYKDLETFKYSKKANILALKTGDSKIIAESYYKLALSLSSLELQKESLTYIQKAYTQESIENNILLQSKLKELKSYDYISLGLKSEGLQELFEARQIIEKRNDPESIKLLARIYGQIGNYYYYENNIDSAFVYYRLKSDQLKKIPEKDIFKNKAYLYNYIAKAFLKKKNADSSLYYIQKSFDLKQKYKDPLLFAEYISLGDYYSEQKNYQKALEFYLKSIQNMKEHSVLRTYSPDIYKKISEMYHMMGKETQYKEYEKIFSEKESKMLTERNKNTEYALNIILKDKADEYKKAQEKNYVYISIVILSLLIFFFFLYKLLNKDIKLKESLISEATSSLQNKEEIITQKDHETKQLQLKVNDSYQEVTYLAKNNDPSFYFRFQEVYPEFQKKILEINPNFRTTELILCAYTFLGFNIKDIADYTFKSVNTVRNRKQNLRKKFNLQTEEDMGIWLRNLIDPNP
- a CDS encoding helix-turn-helix transcriptional regulator, producing the protein MIKEKSFIKNSILIFFILFSNLAACQDSQLIKIDKLLKKAQKNHTEYRDFEELKLAKEANILAEKTNNSKLISESSYVLARALCSLELQKESLYYIEKASKQKFTKQTPVLQAKLNELKSYNYYVLSLKSQGSAELYKILELLKGNNDSPSIKIISRTYDNIANHYFDENKIDSAFIYYRLSAKELERLPVSKFHNAFCEHYISLGNAFLKKENADSTLYYFKKSYELKLKYKDPILFTQYMVFGSYYENQKQYEKALELYLKAIENMKEYSVNQIPFNYINKKISDLYGILDNKKKQDEFAEIYSKKENQLSLEKSRNVDYALNIILIDKKNEYNSAQEKKYAWIFIGTSIFIIISLYVYILMRKNLKYKESAISEFTNTLQRKEEIISKKNVEAEELQQKVNNAYTEIIELAKNNSPSFYFRFLEVYPEFQKKLLEYSQNLRTTELILCAYTFLGFTTKDIAEYTFKSVNTIRNRKQNLRKKFSIQTEEDMGIWLRNLISEKL
- a CDS encoding helix-turn-helix transcriptional regulator, whose amino-acid sequence is MINKNTFIKNSIAFVVILISNFMFCQNQFKEIDQLLQQAEQSRKEFNNLDQLKYAKQASILAEQTEDSQKIAESYYNIARALSFLELQKESFSYINKASQQPYTKKSKLIQAQLKEIKAFNYYSLGLNSQFNKELPGIVKLLKNQNNKDAIILLQRTYLNIGSTKPDSAKYYSELCFKELKKLPEKDTHLELADFYRYKGTEFQEKIPDSALYYYQKSIQITQKYHDPVLFFNYTAFGDYYSSQKKYNLAIDFYDKAIQNIKEQNITPYHFVNNDLYNKISDLYGKLGDKEKQHEYLAIYSDLQKKLLTERNKNVESALNILLKDKEEEYKSSELQKYILISIGILALLILFFFIYRVLRKNLKHKDTIIQEAATTLQNKEEIIDQKNSETQELQLKINDAYTDVVELAKKNDPSFYFRFQEVYPEFQRKLLETNPTLRTSELILCAYTFLGFSIKDIAEYTFKSINTIRNRRQNLRKKFGMQTEEDMGMWLRNLTSKQEQ
- a CDS encoding phosphate ABC transporter substrate-binding protein; translated protein: MKKLKALRQSFGINEYGLIDFPNKISNVQVSRILNGNEMGCSWCFPHGFETINSKQDKFQRNWKKYRKTQWKNKK